Proteins encoded by one window of Ascochyta rabiei chromosome 1, complete sequence:
- a CDS encoding regulatory particle non-ATPase produces MSTAELDQRCNGLRNDLKAWEKQFAAQHNGKRAGREDIKADAVISQKYKEYNRLRTQPPTKAAPQTPSKRTASRKHISEVERTPIAPPRAPVLTPLKRKREEEIAEEEADAASERLSPQGPAFIGPTPQRDGIVLGLFDNLAAETPSKRRIIFGEIEPNIFQTPTKNLEVASEASLESRARGDRTPLSVSKRNLFNQFITPKKRKLDEEGTPSSALKGLATPAFLRRDNALDRIEEADETTPRPAPWKRRVLGRSLSAMIQAMRKDEDDRLDEEADIMRELEMEEEGIPAPARQRASQMLVEDSQVAMPLGPDRGLESGEDEEDEEELGRDGKPRKPWKKKGLKRQTRRVIMRPNAVKPKPVPQFQHDDRDSDAEPTSVPETQAQANDDPAISEEDNSDYASDVSHSAKKRKAPAEKADKLPEKKEGVVEKVKRKISATAHANYQRLKIKGKGGNGGKPRGRFGKR; encoded by the exons ATGAGCACAGCGGAGCTTGACCAGCGCTGCAACGGGCTCCGAAATGACCTGAAAGCTTGGGAGAAACAGTTTGCCGCACAACATAACGGCAAGAGAGCCGGACGCGAGGATATCAAGGCCGACGCCGTGATTT CACAAAAATACAAAGAGTACAACAGACTACGGACCCAGCCGCCCACCAAAGCAGCCCCTCAGACACCCTCGAAACGAACAGCGAGCCGCAAACACATCTCCGAAGTCGAGCGAACACCCATAGCACCGCCACGAGCCCCGGTCCTCACACCACTGAAGCGcaagagagaagaggagaTCGCCGAAGAAGAGGCTGACGCAGCATCTGAACGTTTGTCGCCCCAAGGACCTGCATTCATCGGGCCTACCCCGCAACGAGACGGGATAGTCCTTGGTCTCTTCGACAACCTCGCTGCGGAAACACCAAGCAAGCGGCGCATTATCTTTGGTGAGATAGAGCCCAACATCTTTCAGACACCCACCAAGAATTTGGAAGTCGCGAGCGAAGCATCATTGGAGTCGAGGGCGAGAGGGGATAGAACGCCGCTGTCTGTCAGCAAGAGGAATCTGTTCAACCAGTTCATCACACCAAAGAAAAGGAAACTTGACGAGGAAGGCACGCCGTCTTCTGCGCTGAAGGGACTGGCTACGCCGGCGTTTCTAAGAAGGGACAATGCGTTGGATAGAATTGAAGAAGCAGATGAAACGACGCCGCGACCTGCGCCGTGGAAGAGGAGGGTTCTGGGGAGAAGCCTGAGCGCCATGATACAGGCCATGCGGAAAGACGAGGATGATAGATTAGACGAGGAGGCGGATATCATGCGCGAACTGGAGATGGAGGAGGAGGGCATTCCAGCACCAGCCAGGCAGAGAGCATCGCAAATGCTGGTGGAAGACAGCCAGGTGGCGATGCCGTTAGGCCCTGATCGTGGGCTGGAGTCTGGAGAGGACGAAGAAGATGAGGAGGAGCTAGGCCGTGATGGCAAGCCGAGGAAGCCATGGAAGAAGAAGGGGCTGAAGCGGCAGACAAGGCGCGTTATCA TGCGACCCAATGCCGTCAAGCCCAAACCTGTTCCTCAATTCCAGCACGACGATAGAGACTCAGATGCCGAGCCCACATCTGTACCAGAGACGCAAGCACAAGCTAATGACGACCCTGCGATATCTGAAGAGGATAATTCCGACTATGCCAGCGATGTCTCTCACTCTGCGAAGAAACGAAAGGCGCCAGCGGAGAAGGCCGATAAGCTTCCCGAGAAGAAAGAGGGCGTGGTCGAGAAAGTGAAGAGGAAAATCTCAGCTACTGCACATGCAAACTATCAGAGACTCAAGATCAAGGGCAAGGGTGGAAATGGTGGGAAACCGAGAGGACGGTTTGGTAAGAGATAG
- a CDS encoding inducible alternative oxidase 2, whose protein sequence is MITTRLAIRGSVASRRATAQLLKSLNTSSVRPAFMVVQHIQAPAYQRQFSSSESPKIQKFFEKKETEMVRRTPAAWPHPEFSENQMDGVQIAHREPQTASDKAALLATRVLRWGLDKATGYKHKEGAMTEEKYMIRNVFLESVAGVPGMVAGMLRHLNSMRRMKRDNGWIETLLEESYNERMHLLTFLKLSKPGPFMRLMVLGAQGVWCNALFFAYLISPRTVHRFVGYLEEEAVFTYTRQLQDLDAGRLPKWEKLMAPDIAIDYWKMPEGHRTMRDLLLYIRADESKHREVNHTLGNLNQKEDPNPYASEYKDLSKPHPSKDLAHQKPTGWERHEVI, encoded by the exons ATGATCACCACCAGGTTAGCCATTCGGGGCTCCGTCGCCTCCAGGCGGGCGACGGCTCAGCTTCTCAAATCTCTGAACACCTCCTCGGTCCGACCTGCATTCATGGTCGTTCAGCACATCCAGGCTCCGGCTTATCAACGCCAGTTTTCCTCCTCAGAGAGTCCCAAGATCCAGAAGTTCTTCGAAAAGAAAGAAACAGAAATGGTCCGCAGAACACCAGCGGCATGGCCCCACCCTG AATTCAGCGAAAATCAGATGGATGGGGTCCAAATCGCTCACCGAGAACCCCAGACAGCATCTGACAAAGCCGCTCTTCTTGCTACCAGAGTGCTCAGATGGGGACTGGATAAAGCCACTGGCTATAAGCACAAAGAAGGTGCCATGACTGAGGAGAAGTACATGATCAGAAACGTCTTTCTTGAGAGCGTGGCGGGCGTACCTGGAATGGTCGCGGGTATGCTCAGACATCTCAACTCAATGAGGCGTATGAAGCGCGACAATGGATG GATTGAGACACTGCTCGAGGAAAGCTACAACGAGCGGATGCATTTGCTCACTTTTCTCAAGCTGAGTAAGCCTGGTCCTTTTATGCGCCTTATGGTTCTAGGCGCTCAAGGAGTCTGGTGTAACGCATTGTTTTTCGCCTACCTCATCAGTCCTCGCACCGTTCACCGCTTTGTCGGATATCTGGAAGAAGAAGCTGTCTTCACGTACACACGTCAACTGCAAGATCTTGATGCAGGACGTTTGCCCAAGTGGGAGAAGCTGATGGCTCCTGACATCGCGATTGACTACTGGAAAATGCCTGAAGGCCACCGCACCATGCGGGATCTACTCCTGTACA TCCGTGCAGATGAGAGCAAGCATCGGGAGGTGAACCACACGCTCGGCAACCTCAACCAGAAAGAGGACCCCAATCCCTACGCGAGCGAATACAAAGACCTATCAAAGCCACACCCAAGCAAAGACCTTGCGCACCAGAAACCCACCGGCTGGGAACGACACGAGGTCATCTGA
- a CDS encoding Alcohol oxidase → MTIPDEVDIIVCGGGSCGCVVAGRLANLDHNLQVLLIEAGESNLNNPWVFRPGIYPRNMKLDSKTASFYYSRPSEWLDGRRAVVPCAHILGGGSSINFMMYTRASASDYDDFQAKGWTTKELIPLMKKHETYQRSCGNRDLHGFEGPIKVSFGNYTYPIKDDFLRATESQGIPFTDDLQDLTTAHGAEHWLKWINRDTGRRSDSAHGYIHSTRAVHQNLHLMTNNKVEKVVLEGDRAVGVKVVPTKPLSPGQLTSRVIKARKQIIVSGGTLSSPLILQRSGIGDPEKLRKAGVKPLVDLPGVGLNFQDHYLTFSAFRAKPGVESFDDFVRGDPAVQKQVFDQWNLNGTGPLATNGIEAGVKIRPTEEELTMMDKWPCPEFRSGWDSYFKDKPDKPVMHYSVIAGWFGDHMVMPHGNFFSMFHFLEYPFSRGSTHITSPNPYDAPDFDAGFMNDKRDMAPMVWGYIKSRETARRMDAYAGEVQSMHPFYAFDSPARALDMDLSTTNAYALPGNLTAGIQHGSWTMPLDIKKGKAPSPNFLNSNSQHVLEDLHYTNEDIEHIVTWVKRHVETTWHSLGTCSMAPKNGNSIVKHGVLDERLNVHGVKGLKVADLSICPDNVGCNTYSTALLIGEKCAVLTAEDLGYSGAALDMKVPTYHAPREIVGLSRL, encoded by the exons ATGACGATCCCAGACGAG GTTGATATTATTGTTTGTGGTGGAGGAAGTTGTGGCTGCGTCGTCGCTGGACGACTGGCGAACTTGGATCACAATCTGCAGGTCCTCCTCATCGAGGCCGGAGAATCGAACTTGAACAATCCATGGGTTTTCCGACCGGGTATCTACCCGCGTAACATGAAGTTGGACAGCAAGACTGCCTCCTTCTACTACTCTCGACCTTCCGAATGGCTCGATGGACGACGAGCTGTCGTGCCTTGTGCACACATCTTGGGTGGCGGATCGTCTATCAATTTCATG ATGTACACCCGTGCCTCTGCATCTGACTACGATGACTTCCAAGCGAAGGGCTGGACCACCAAGGAGCTTATCCCTCTCATGAAGAAGCACGAGACGTACCAGCGCTCCTGCGGCAACCGTGACCTCCACGGCTTTGAGGGGCCAATCAAGGTTTCCTTTGGCAACTACACTTATCCCATCAAGGACGACTTCTTGAGGGCCACTGAATCTCAAGGTATTCCTTTCACCGACGATCTTCAGGATTTGACAACCGCACATGGAGCTGAGCACTGGCTCAAGTGGATCAATCGTGATACCGGACGAAGATCTGACTCTGCACACGGCTACATTCATAGCACTCGTGCCGTTCATCAGAACCTGCATCTGATGACTAACAACAAGGTCGAGAAGGTAGTGCTTGAAGGCGACCGTGCCGTCGGTGTAAAGGTTGTTCCCACCAAACCTCTTTCTCCAGGACAGTTGACTTCCAGAGTTATCAAGGCCAGGAAGCAGATCATCGTATCCGGAGGTACTCTAAGTTCTCCGCTCATCCTTCAGCGATCCGGTATTGGTGACCCAGAGAAGCTCCGCAAGGCCGGTGTCAAGCCCCTCGTCGATCTTCCAGGTGTCGGTCTGAACTTCCAGGACCATTATCTCACGTTTTCGGCATTCCGTGCTAAGCCAGGTGTGGAGTCCTTCGACGATTTCGTTCGTGGAGACCCTGCAGTTCAGAAGCAAGTTTTTGACCAGTGGAACCTCAACGGCACAGGACCACTTGCTACCAACGGTATCGAAGCTGGCGTTAAGATCCGTCCTACGGAAGAAGAGCTTACCATGATGGACAAATGGCCCTGCCCAGAGTTCCGGTCTGGCTGGGACAGCTACTTCAAGGACAAACCTGACAAGCCGGTCATGCACTACTCCGTAATTGCTGGCTGGTTCGGCGACCACATGGTCATGCCCCATGGAAACTTCTTTAGCATGTTCCATTTCCTAG AGTATCCCTTCTCCCGCGGTTCGACCCACATTACCTCACCCAACCCCTACGATGCTCCGGATTTCGATGCGGGATTCATGAATGACAAGCGTGATATGGCTCCAATGG TTTGGGGATACATCAAGTCTCGTGAGACGGCGCGCCGCATGGATGCGTACGCCGGCGAGGTGCAATCTATGCACCCATTCTATGCATTCGATAGCCCCGCGCGAGCCTTGGATATGGATCTTTCCACTACCAATGCT TATGCTCTTCCGGGTAACCTAACTGCTGGAATCCAGCACGGCTCTTGGACCATGCCATTAGATATTAAGAAGGGCAAAGCACCCAGCCCGAACTTCCTCAACTCCAACTCGCAACACGTGCTTGAAGACCTCCATTACACGAACGAGGATATCGAGCACATCGTGACCTGGGTGAAGC GCCACGTAGAAACTACCTGGCACTCCCTTGGTACTTGTTCCATGGCACCCAAGAACGGAAACAGCATCGTCAAGCACGGCGTGCTGGACGAACGCCTCAACGTTCACGGCGTCAAGGGTCTCAAGGTTGCCGATCTGTCCATCTGCCCTGACAATGTCGGCTGCAACACGTACTCGACTGCACTGCTCATTGGCGAGAAGTGTGCTGTACTGACAGCCGAGGACTTGGGATACAGCGGCGCTGCATTGGACATGAAGGTGCCCACCTATCATGCCCCGAGAGAGATTGTTGGTCTGTCAAGATTGTAG
- a CDS encoding regulatory particle non-ATPase produces MADKELQSALQQLHQTLKSRNYQQATTLLSKAKMALLQLNALIPQENTTKKQLQAARETLELGAIISIRLKDTVSFTRYFQQLQPFYALPASTLPKDGSQASKVTGLYLLLLLSEGDYAGFHTLLETLEVAAAQEGKGLEDDQFIQYPIRLEQALMEGSYDRVWGDTKSERVPSEEFGMFSEILIGTIRKEIASCSERAYPSIPISDAKSLLFLDSEGSVVNFARESGWVVKDGRIYFPQQEDDYQSKDILVTSDQVIENTLGYARELEMIV; encoded by the exons ATGGCCGATAAAGAACTGCAGTCGGCGCTCCAGCAGCTCCACCAGACGCTCAAGTCGCGCAACTACCAGCAAGCCACAACGCTCCTCTCCAAGGCCAAGATGGCACTCCTACAACTCAACGCCCTTATTCCGCAAGAAAATACAACGAAGAAGCAACTACAGGCCGCCCGCGAAACACTTGAGCTTGGCGCCATCATCTCCATCCGCCTCAAAGACACCGTCTCCTTCACACGCTACTTCCAGCAGCTGCAGCCCTTCTACGCGCTGCCCGCCTCCACTCTGCCAAAAGACGGCAGTCAAGCCAGCAAAGTCACAGGCCTGTatcttctgctgctgctgagtGAGGGCGACTACGCGGGCTTCCACACACTGCTTGAGACGCTAGAGGTGGCGGCAGCGCAGGAAGGGAAGGGTCTCGAGGATGACCAGTTCATTCAGTACCCGATAAGGCTGGAGCAGGCGCTTATGGAGGGGAGCTACGACAGGGTGTGGGGCGATACAAAGAGCGAGAGAGTGCCGAGCGAGGAGTTTGGCATGTTCTCAGAG ATCCTCATCGGCACAATTCGCAAGGAAATTGCCTCCTGCAGCGAGCGCGCATACCCCTCGATCCCCATCTCCGACGCCAAATCTCTGCTGTTCCTCGACTCGGAAGGCAGCGTTGTCAACTTTGCGCGTGAGTCTGGCTGGGTCGTCAAGGACGGCCGGATATACTTCCCTCAGCAGGAGGACGACTACCAGAGCAAAGACATCTTGGTCACGAGCGACCAGGTCATCGAGAACACACTGGGGTATGCTAGGGAGTTGGAGATGATTGTCTAG
- a CDS encoding Acylphosphatase encodes MSDKRISFKVDGEVQGVNFRSFTQKQAKSIGVTGFVSNASDGTVQGEAQGSEDKIKEFIQHLNKGPSAASVSGVEHNDISSKSGESGFNVQ; translated from the exons ATGTCTGACAAGCGA ATTTCTTTCAAGGTTGATGGCGAGGTGCAAG GTGTCAACTTCAG ATCGTTCACGCAGAAGCAGGCCAAGAGCATTGGCGTCACAGGTTTTGTGTCCAACGCTTCAGATGGCACC GTCCAAGGGGAGGCTCAGGGCAGCGAGGATAAGATCAAGGAGTTCATCCAGCACCTGAACAAGGGTCCGTCTGCAGCGTCTGTGTCGGGTGTTGAGCATAACGATATCTCATCTAAGAGTGGAGAAAGTGGCTTCAACGTCCAGTAG